From the Polaribacter tangerinus genome, the window AAATGTTTCCCCAGTTTCCTTGCATGTCAATTAGCAATTCTTTCTGACCAATTTGCACCATCGCATCAGCAATAGAAGCGTCGCCATGAGGATGATACTGCATTGTATGACCAACAATGTTAGCTACTTTGTTGTAACGCCCATCATCTAAATCTTTCATAGAATGCATTATTCTACGCTGCACAGGCTTCAAACCGTCTTCTAAAGAGGGTACTGCTCTTTCTAAAATTACATAAGATGCATAATCTAAAAACCACTCTTTGTACATTCCTGTAACCCTAGTAATGGTTTCTTCTTGGGCAGAATCTGCCAGATTATCTGAATCTAAATTCTCATTTAAATTTGTTAATTCTTCCTCGTGCTCGTTTCCGTTAATTTCTTCACTCATGCTTTTAAACGTCTAATTATTTAATCGTTTAACTTATGTATTTCTTTATTTTGGCGTTTCCTAAAGGTCGGGCTTTACACTACAATCTTTTTATTTATTTCGAAACTCCACGTAAAAAGACGTGGAACTCGAACTAATGATAAAAAGGATTTTCGTTTCAATCCCTAACGCACTATTTTGCCAAGTTCTTCACTTACTAAAACCTCTTTTTTACGATTGCGAACTTAGACTTTCATTTATTTAGCAATATGCAGTAGATTACACTTCATCTTCTACAGTGTCTAATTCTATTTTTAAATTCTCGATAATAAACTTTTGCCTATCTGGGGTATTTTTGCCCATGTAAAACTCTAACATTTGTTCAATAGACATTTCTTTGTCTAACATAACAGGATCTAAACGAATGTCGTCTCCTATAAAGTGAACAAACTCGTTAGGAGAAATCTCTCCCAAACCTTTAAATCTAGTAATTTCTGGCTTTCCTTTTAACTTTTCTATGGCGTCTCTTTTTTCTTCATCTGAATAACAATAAAAAGTTTCTTTTTTATTTCTTACTCTAAACAACGGAGTTTCTAAAATATATAAATGCCCCTCTTTAATTAATTCTGGAAAAAACTGTAAGAAAAAAGTTATAAGTAGCAATCTAATATGCATTCCGTCTACATCGGCATCTGTTGCAATAACAATATTATTGTAACGCAAATCTTCTAAACCATCCTCTATATTTAAAGCAGCTTGTAGTAAGTTAAATTCTTCATTTTCGTACACAATTTTTTTACTTAATCCGTAAGAGTTTAGGGGTTTTCCTTTTAAACTAAAAACAGCTTGTGTATTTACATTTCTAGATTTTGTAATAGAACCAGAAGCAGAATCTCCCTCGGTTATAAACAACGTTGTTTCTAAATAGTTTTCCTTTTTAATGTCTCCTAAATGAATTCTGCAGTCTCTTAACTTTTTATTGTGCAAGCTAGCTTTTTTAGCTCTATCTTTTGCTAACTTTCTAATTCCCGACAGCTCTTTACGTTCTTTTTCTGCTTGTAAAATTTTTCTTTGAAGCTTGTCTGCTACTTCAGTATTTTTGTGTAAGTAGTTGTCTAAATTTGTCTTTAAAAAGTCGTTAATATAAGTTCTTACAGTAGGCAAATCGCCCCCCATATCTGTAGAACCTAATTTTGTTTTTGTTTGACTCTCAAAAACAGGTTCCATCACTTTTATGGCAATGGCAGAAATAATTGATTTTCGAATATCAGAAGCTTCAAAATTCTTACCATAAAACTCTCTTATTGTTTTAACCACAGCTTCTCTAAAAGCAGCTTGGTGAGTACCTCCTTGTGTAGTATGTTGCCCGTTTACAAATGAATGATATTCTTCTGAATACTGAGTTTTGCTATGTGTAATAGCAACTTCTATGTCTGGACCTTTTATGTGAATTATTGGATATAACATATCTTCTTGATTGTTATTGTCTTCCAATAAATCTTTTAGTCCGTTTTCAGAAAAGAATTTCTCGCCATTAAAAATAATCGTTAAACCTGGGTTTAAATACACATAATTTTTAAGCATTTTAGCCACATACTCATTCCTGAACTTATATTTTTTAAAAATTTCTTCATCCGGAATAAAAGAAACTTTTGTTCCTTTTCTTCTAGAAGTTTCTTCTAAAAATTCTTGTGCATCTAGGTTTCCTTGGCTAAATTCTGCAGAGGCAGATTTTCCTTCTCTAGAAGATTCTACTCTAAAATAAGAAGAAAGTGCATTTACAGCTTTCGTACCTACACCATTTAAACCTACCGATTTTTTAAAGGCTTTAGAGTCGTATTTTCCACCCGTATTCATTTTAGAAACCACGTCTACAACCTTCCCTAAAGGAATTCCTCTACCGTAATCTCGAACAGTTACCTTGTTACCATGAATAGAAATTTCTATGGTTTTTCCTGCACCCATTACATACTCATCAATAGAGTTGTCTAAAACCTCTTTTAGCAATATATATATTCCGTCATCAGCAGAAGAACCGTCACCTAACTTACCAATGTACATTCCTGGACGCATTCTAATATGCTCTTTCCAATCTAAAGACCGAATATTATCTTCTGTATATTTTGTTTCTTTACTCATAAAAATAGCTTACTACTGTTAGGTTTGAAGTACTCGTAAAAGTAAGGTTTACCCTACAAAAATGAAACTCATTTTAAAATTAGTTATCAACAGGATTTCAACGAAAATAAGTGCTATTTTACTGCCAAAAGACTTGCTTCATAGCGGGTATTAAAAAGTGTAAAAATCACAATAAAAAACAATTTGTTGTATTTTTAAACAAAAC encodes:
- a CDS encoding DNA topoisomerase IV subunit B, producing the protein MSKETKYTEDNIRSLDWKEHIRMRPGMYIGKLGDGSSADDGIYILLKEVLDNSIDEYVMGAGKTIEISIHGNKVTVRDYGRGIPLGKVVDVVSKMNTGGKYDSKAFKKSVGLNGVGTKAVNALSSYFRVESSREGKSASAEFSQGNLDAQEFLEETSRRKGTKVSFIPDEEIFKKYKFRNEYVAKMLKNYVYLNPGLTIIFNGEKFFSENGLKDLLEDNNNQEDMLYPIIHIKGPDIEVAITHSKTQYSEEYHSFVNGQHTTQGGTHQAAFREAVVKTIREFYGKNFEASDIRKSIISAIAIKVMEPVFESQTKTKLGSTDMGGDLPTVRTYINDFLKTNLDNYLHKNTEVADKLQRKILQAEKERKELSGIRKLAKDRAKKASLHNKKLRDCRIHLGDIKKENYLETTLFITEGDSASGSITKSRNVNTQAVFSLKGKPLNSYGLSKKIVYENEEFNLLQAALNIEDGLEDLRYNNIVIATDADVDGMHIRLLLITFFLQFFPELIKEGHLYILETPLFRVRNKKETFYCYSDEEKRDAIEKLKGKPEITRFKGLGEISPNEFVHFIGDDIRLDPVMLDKEMSIEQMLEFYMGKNTPDRQKFIIENLKIELDTVEDEV